Proteins encoded together in one Coffea arabica cultivar ET-39 chromosome 2c, Coffea Arabica ET-39 HiFi, whole genome shotgun sequence window:
- the LOC113727369 gene encoding cryptochrome DASH, chloroplastic/mitochondrial-like isoform X2, protein MVTYSSLSHPIASPFITLRKSATKVSFLLLLLKQPFPRNCKFVAAMHSNSSGTMAVSVPGVSPQEMVAIAQETFRRCTSSSSSGSSLPERRGKGVAIFWFRSDLRILDNEALIKAWLSSQALLPVYCVDPRLFTSSTHYFGFPKTGVLRAQFLMESLADLKNNLKSRGLDLLIKQGKPEDILPLLAKAHGAHTVFAQKETCSEELNVERLVAKNLRQVDQPLLKGLSTKPESKTGTKLQLIWGGSLYHIDDIPFDCKCLPDVYTQFRKSVESKSTVRACLKIPTTLGPPPNISDWGTVPEITELGFQKPKVEKGMRFVGGESAALSRLHEYFWKKDLLRIYKETRNGMLGPDYSTKFSPWLAAGNLSARFIYEEVKRYEAERQSNNSTYWVLFELIWRDYFRFLSIKEGNTLFNPGGPRKVEVNWNQDSILFDAWRDGHTGYPLIDANMRELSTTGFMSNRGRQIVCSFLVRDMGIDWRMGAEWFESCLLDYDPCSNYGNWTYGAGVGNDPREDRYFSIPKQMTLIVQTCKTEGPVRKVN, encoded by the exons ATGGTCACATATTCTTCACTCTCCCATCCCATAGCTTCCCCATTCATCACACTAAGAAAATCAGCGACGAAAGTTTCATTTCTACTGCTTCTTCTCAAACAACCATTTCCAAGAAACTGCAAATTTGTTGCAGCCATGCACTCAAATTCTTCCGGAACAATGGCTGTTTCAGTTCCAGGAGTAAGTCCCCAAGAAATGGTCGCCATAGCTCAGGAAACCTTCCGGAGATGCACGTCATCGTCGTCTTCTGGTTCTTCATTGCCTGAGAGGAGAGGCAAAGGGGTGGCCATTTTTTGGTTCAGGAGTGATTTGAGGATATTGGACAATGAGGCTTTGATTAAGGCCTGGCTTTCATCTCAAGCTCTCTTGCCTGTCTACTGTGTTGATCCTAGGCTTTTCACCTCCTCCACCCATTACTTTGGCTTCCCTAAAACTGGAG TTTTGAGGGCTCAATTTCTCATGGAGTCTTTGGCTGacttgaaaaataacttgaaaagCCGTGGTCTGGACTTGTTGATTAAACAGGGGAAACCGGAGGATATACTGCCTTTGCTTGCAAAAGCACACGGAGCACACACG GTGTTTGCTCAGAAAGAAACATGCAGTGAGGAGTTGAATGTTGAGAGATTGGTTGCTAAAAACTTGAGACAAGTTGACCAGCCATTGTTGAAAGGGTTGTCCACTAAGCCAGAGTCCAAAACTGGTACCAAATTGCAGTTGATCTGGGGTGGTAGTTTGTACCATATTGATGACATTCCATTTGATTGTAAGTGTTTACCAGATGTCTATACGCAATTCCGTAAG TCTGTTGAGTCCAAGTCTACAGTGCGTGCTTGTTTAAAGATTCCAACAACACTTGGACCTCCACCAAATATTAGTGACTGGGGCACTGTTCCTGAAATTACTGAGCTCGGATTTCAGAAGCCAAAG GTGGAGAAAGGAATGAGATTTGTGGGTGGTGAAAGTGCAGCTCTAAGTAGACTACACGAGTACTTTTGGAAAAAG GATCTGCTGAGGATATACAAAGAAACTAGAAATGGGATGTTAGGTCCTGATTACTCAACAAAATTCTCTCCTTGGCTTGCTGCGGGAAACCTTTCTGCTCGTTTCATTTATGAGGAG GTAAAGAGATATGAAGCTGAGAGGCAATCAAATAATTCAACATACTG GGTTTTGTTTGAACTGATATGGAGAGATTACTTCAGATTTTTGTCTATTAAGGAGGGAAACACTCTCTTTAATCCAG GTGGGCCCAGAAAAGTTGAGGTTAACTGGAACCAAGACAGCATTCTTTTTGATGCTTGGAGAGATGGTCATACTGG GTACCCTCTTATAGATGCAAATATGAGAGAACTGTCAACTACAGGGTTCATGTCAAATCGAGGCCGGCAG ATTGTATGCTCCTTTCTTGTTCGAGACATGGGCATTGATTGGCGAATGGGAGCTGAATGGTTTGAATCATGCCTTTTGGACTATGATCCTTGTTCCAATTATGGTAACTGGACATATGGTGCAG GTGTTGGGAATGACCCGAGAGAGGACCGCTATTTCAGCATTCCCAAGCAG ATGACACTTATTGTTCAAACATGCAAAACTGAAGGACCCGTAAGGAAAGTGAATTAA
- the LOC113727369 gene encoding cryptochrome DASH, chloroplastic/mitochondrial-like isoform X1 — MVTYSSLSHPIASPFITLRKSATKVSFLLLLLKQPFPRNCKFVAAMHSNSSGTMAVSVPGVSPQEMVAIAQETFRRCTSSSSSGSSLPERRGKGVAIFWFRSDLRILDNEALIKAWLSSQALLPVYCVDPRLFTSSTHYFGFPKTGVLRAQFLMESLADLKNNLKSRGLDLLIKQGKPEDILPLLAKAHGAHTVFAQKETCSEELNVERLVAKNLRQVDQPLLKGLSTKPESKTGTKLQLIWGGSLYHIDDIPFDCKCLPDVYTQFRKSVESKSTVRACLKIPTTLGPPPNISDWGTVPEITELGFQKPKVEKGMRFVGGESAALSRLHEYFWKKDLLRIYKETRNGMLGPDYSTKFSPWLAAGNLSARFIYEEVKRYEAERQSNNSTYWVLFELIWRDYFRFLSIKEGNTLFNPGGPRKVEVNWNQDSILFDAWRDGHTGYPLIDANMRELSTTGFMSNRGRQIVCSFLVRDMGIDWRMGAEWFESCLLDYDPCSNYGNWTYGAGVGNDPREDRYFSIPKQAQNYDPEGEFVAYWLPELRALPKEKRNFPGHLYIKPVVGLKHGGSNKTSSKTRTAGRAKTWK; from the exons ATGGTCACATATTCTTCACTCTCCCATCCCATAGCTTCCCCATTCATCACACTAAGAAAATCAGCGACGAAAGTTTCATTTCTACTGCTTCTTCTCAAACAACCATTTCCAAGAAACTGCAAATTTGTTGCAGCCATGCACTCAAATTCTTCCGGAACAATGGCTGTTTCAGTTCCAGGAGTAAGTCCCCAAGAAATGGTCGCCATAGCTCAGGAAACCTTCCGGAGATGCACGTCATCGTCGTCTTCTGGTTCTTCATTGCCTGAGAGGAGAGGCAAAGGGGTGGCCATTTTTTGGTTCAGGAGTGATTTGAGGATATTGGACAATGAGGCTTTGATTAAGGCCTGGCTTTCATCTCAAGCTCTCTTGCCTGTCTACTGTGTTGATCCTAGGCTTTTCACCTCCTCCACCCATTACTTTGGCTTCCCTAAAACTGGAG TTTTGAGGGCTCAATTTCTCATGGAGTCTTTGGCTGacttgaaaaataacttgaaaagCCGTGGTCTGGACTTGTTGATTAAACAGGGGAAACCGGAGGATATACTGCCTTTGCTTGCAAAAGCACACGGAGCACACACG GTGTTTGCTCAGAAAGAAACATGCAGTGAGGAGTTGAATGTTGAGAGATTGGTTGCTAAAAACTTGAGACAAGTTGACCAGCCATTGTTGAAAGGGTTGTCCACTAAGCCAGAGTCCAAAACTGGTACCAAATTGCAGTTGATCTGGGGTGGTAGTTTGTACCATATTGATGACATTCCATTTGATTGTAAGTGTTTACCAGATGTCTATACGCAATTCCGTAAG TCTGTTGAGTCCAAGTCTACAGTGCGTGCTTGTTTAAAGATTCCAACAACACTTGGACCTCCACCAAATATTAGTGACTGGGGCACTGTTCCTGAAATTACTGAGCTCGGATTTCAGAAGCCAAAG GTGGAGAAAGGAATGAGATTTGTGGGTGGTGAAAGTGCAGCTCTAAGTAGACTACACGAGTACTTTTGGAAAAAG GATCTGCTGAGGATATACAAAGAAACTAGAAATGGGATGTTAGGTCCTGATTACTCAACAAAATTCTCTCCTTGGCTTGCTGCGGGAAACCTTTCTGCTCGTTTCATTTATGAGGAG GTAAAGAGATATGAAGCTGAGAGGCAATCAAATAATTCAACATACTG GGTTTTGTTTGAACTGATATGGAGAGATTACTTCAGATTTTTGTCTATTAAGGAGGGAAACACTCTCTTTAATCCAG GTGGGCCCAGAAAAGTTGAGGTTAACTGGAACCAAGACAGCATTCTTTTTGATGCTTGGAGAGATGGTCATACTGG GTACCCTCTTATAGATGCAAATATGAGAGAACTGTCAACTACAGGGTTCATGTCAAATCGAGGCCGGCAG ATTGTATGCTCCTTTCTTGTTCGAGACATGGGCATTGATTGGCGAATGGGAGCTGAATGGTTTGAATCATGCCTTTTGGACTATGATCCTTGTTCCAATTATGGTAACTGGACATATGGTGCAG GTGTTGGGAATGACCCGAGAGAGGACCGCTATTTCAGCATTCCCAAGCAG GCTCAAAATTATGACCCTGAAGGGGAGTTCGTAGCTTACTGGTTACCAGAGTTGCGAGCACTgccaaaagagaaaaggaatttCCCAGGACATTTGTACATTAAACCGGTTGTAGGCCTCAAGCATGGGGGCAGCAATAAAACCAGTTCTAAGACAAGAACTGCTGGGCGTGCAAAAACATGGAAGTGA